The Rhea pennata isolate bPtePen1 unplaced genomic scaffold, bPtePen1.pri scaffold_44, whole genome shotgun sequence sequence ccttgcaaggacCTAGGCTAAAACgttcagctcccacagatgcaGTCTGTGAGGGCCCCACGCACTTCTatgggcagagctctggcaaggaATCCCTCCCTCGAACCTTGCACGCTGCCTGTAGTTCatctcccccacaacccccctcCACTAAGCATAGGAGCTGGGGGTGGGGCGGATGTTGTTgttgaagaccaaggcaaagaaggcaccGAGGACCTCACCtttacctgcctctgctctctatCTCTCCTGCTAgggagctttctctttcctaaggcCATGCCCATGTGCCTGGGAAACACttctaaactcttcctctgtagccttctcccttctccctgctcctatcCCCCACgtgctgcctttttgccttctaactGCATCAGGAATTCGCTGTTTACAGCAGTGGTCTCCTGCTGTGCCCGTTCTCCTGAGCACAGGGCTGCACTCTTCTGgcacttggaggcagctgcttttaaaggcttgccagcttccctgctctccttcccccttcagagctgcctcccatgacATGCCCCCCACCAGCTGCCTCAAGGAGGTGAAGTCTGCTCTCTCAAAGGCCACATCTCTACAGTTGATACTGTCCTTCCCCATTGCCCTCAGCATCTTGAACCTCCAGGACTGCATGGCGACTACAggcaccagcacctgcccaccagcatcctgggctgcattaggagggCAGTCACCTCCAGGtgattttctcctctcctcagatccagtgaggccacacctggactactgtgcagttctgccctccccagtacaggagagacatggccatactgcagcaagtccagcaaagggtcatgaagatgattacaggactgcagcatcacatgcagagaggctgggagtGGTCAGcgtggagaaaagaagtctcggggggaatctgatcaatgtgtttcAACACATTGGAAGAACAGCGGATGGAGGCCGACTCTTCTCCCTggggcccagtgacaggacaagaggcaatgggcacaaactggcatctaggaaattctcttgaaacacaagggacaggtttttcactcagagggggtggtcaaacactgcccaggtcacccagagaggctgtggggtctCTGTTGGTGGAGATATTGAACACCTGACTGAACGCGACcccaagcaacctgctctagctgacccccACCCTCTGCCGTTCCGTGGTTCCGTGACCCTGAGGTTGTTGATGTTCAAATCTCGGAACAAGCCTgagttctcccaggcagagaggaCGCCACGCAGCAAGCTAGAAAGCTTCCTGGTCTTCAGAGGTATACAGACAGTGCATTAAGAGAGAGCCAACaggtaaatcttcctttaaaaagcagaatcacccaGAACTCACTGAGGTCAAGGGCAGGTCCTCgccacctccctctgctctgcaggaagcatgtcTGCTTGCCCTTAGATTGTTCTCAGTAGTTCTGTGTATCCCGCCCCACTTTCATGCCTCAGCTATACATTACCTGacacccccatccccacccctgccccctccacaggcagctctgtctgacgaatgcttcccttcctccttcagaaatgctgggcaattccacagattcatcccgtatttctgcctctcctcatgtTACCTCTGACGACTTCTCTGAATTCCGGATCGGTTGCGGCCTTATTCACACGGTTTGAGGTACCAAGCCACAGGTCGGATTTTCCCctaactgcagcctgttcccttcacagccacacgcacatacacacagggcCCTCCAGCCTGACAGCACCGCGCGGAGAGCGCACCTGAACCCTTGGAGGAGCCGAGACGCACCTGCGTTCCCCACGCGCACTGcccccagcagagaagcccatggaggtgggtgCCATCCGCTCTCACTGAGCAGCCCACAACTGACGGGACACGCGGAGCGACGGGGCTTGCTCTTATCGtgctgagagaggccatcaCACTGCCGCCTGCTGCCAAAGCCCCCGCCCTGCCCACTGTGAAGACACTGTCAGcttggggaagctgcagggtcaggagaggcccccgtcctctcctccagctcatcgcctctccaccctgccttgaaaagagcagggtccagagctgccagggacACGGggtgttgctgaattctgctgcctttggctggaTGGCAGCGCGGAGGGGctctctctctgcccaaagaaataacattgctcCCTGACAGAGAACTCACGTGTCTGGGCCTGAACCTTCAACcagacagctcaggaagcaccctgaaagctgtggaaaagcgCAAAGATCCAGGAAGGCTTGCCAAAGGTgtccaagccctggcaccatgtcctttcccaaaggaacactggtcctgtggtcagggcgtcctctctgtgcagctcagggcacccttgtgatggcacctctgagcttctggggctgctctgctctccgtgcagctccccaggggcagagtcctgcccagcttagctcacccccaggctgctgatgagcctgtgtgcaagacacagcaggagctccGCTCACGCATGCCACTCTCACGGGGGCTGGGATGTTTTGGGGCTAGCAGCAGTCCAGGGTGCTCAattccaaaggtgccttctgtctttcccataATCCCACTGGGCTCACTGAGCTGACAGCGAGGCTGTGCATCTAtggccagtgctctgtgggcaccaagaggctgcaggggtctctggaaacactcaggcacctcgctgcctcttcctcagtgcccaccggcagctctgagctgcaccTGGCAATGCCCCGCAGGCTAGGCTAGGCAAGGAAGGGGTGATGGAGAGTGGGCTTTGGGGAAGTGCTGAgtcccaagcagcacagcaatgcttttgaagaggagaagcagaaagggctgCACTGAGACTGGGTACCCAAGAATGGCAAGGCTGCCCGTCATCCCCAGGCACAGTATGTTGGTTCCCCAGgtacctggctgctcccagttcaTCAAGGAAGAGTTGCTCTGAGGCATGACTGAATGCATGTGCCCACAGCCTCCCGTGTTCGGCTGATGAAAGTGGTATTGGTGCAAAcaggcctctcctctttctgaggaaggaggcagagagcttctgcacatcctaggcagttcctgagcctgaacattttgcaatgcctttccttgctctcttccttagtTGGCAGGAGCTTGACCCACAACACCTCCCTTTTTGAGGGCACCCAGGCTTTCCAGGTTATTAGCCCACCAGCGCccacattcttttgtctcagccCCAAAGGTGCCTCCTCTGAGTTTCGGTGTGTGCCAATGGTTCTTCTGCACCCCCACCTGCACCCTAGTCCAGCCCCCAcatcaccctcacagtcttcctgacaaagggaatcatcttggcctctctttcttcagcagagcacagcagcagcagctgaggcacCTGCCATGGATGGTAgttcctcatcctcagctctccccagccctctgcagcacaccacaccaacaccagcagctccagatgcTACATGTCCCATCTGTCTGGACACCTTAGACGACATTGCCTACGTGAAACCCTGCTtccacaagttctgctttggttgtgtgCTCCGCTGGTCGAAAACAAAGGCCGAATGCcccctctgcaagcaggttttccagtctattctgcacacagtgctggcagaagatgaCTACCAGGAGTATGTTGTGAGGCCTCCCAAAGATAGCTCTTGTGCCTGGCGGCCGCGACAGAGAGCTCCTCGTCGCCCTGCCACCAGGAGGCACCATCGCCCTGCACCTCACCTGCAGCAGCAGTCCCCTGCTCCTCAGATGCCATCCTCTGCCCAGGatggcagcagcctggaggggcctccaagccacagcaggcagaggcagagagccgGAGGGCTGCGGGAGCCAAGCCAGAGgctgtctctgcacaggcaggccagtgctgagagcagatCTCAGAGACATGTGCCagcgacagaggaggagatgctgaacttccGCCGTGCTCTGTACCGCACAGGGATGCGCGTGCAAAGGGTTCCCCATGGCGGCCACCCCCAAGACATCTCCGCAGAGTTCTTCTCCCGCAATCCGGACAGCATTCAGAGgttgctgccctggctccagcaCGAACTGAGAGTCCTCTTTGGAGTCCACCAGTCACTGATCACCATCACGGAGCTCATCGTCCTGACAAACCTCAGGAGGTATGACCTGGACAGTCAGGCCTTTGCTGACgacttagagctgctgctgctgagtcgcACCAGGCATTTCGTCCACGAGCTCATCAGCTTTGCCCAGTGCTCATGCACCATGGAGACCTACGACCAGCAGGCCATATATGATTGCCACTCTCACAGCCAGCACGAAGGAGGCCCCTCAGCATCATTaagcccagcagctgctgcgAGTACAGCCACGactccagggccagcccagagtccatccccagctggcagccctggctataCAACGCTTCCTGTCACCTCGTATGCAGGCCCCCGTGACATTGCCACAGCCACACAATCTCACCAAGATCTACAGACAAACTCTGACAACAGGGCAgctcaagcaggaggagaagcccagagacAGTTGCCGGCTCCTGCCAACCCCCAGGACAGTGACTCCTCGTCAgacagctgtgtccttgtgggatATTGGAagccctcggcagagagaagccctgaATGCACTGTGCTCTCCTCAGACTCGGAGcactcagccccagcagaggaaggtgacacggggcagaaagagcagccactccacacacccagctgcagccacagcaaagccagggcgGGCAGCTCGCTAGTCTCTGCCATGCCAAACCAAACTGGCTGGAgccaccccagctgctgccctgctgcctccagggaggagagagagctccaGCAGGGGCACATGGAGGACACGGCTGCttgcgctgtgcagggctgcagccacatcccctttgctgatggcagggacaggcagcGCTCACCCGGGAGGACCCGGCTGCCcaccaagaggaaggcaagcagctctgaggcctgtGCCCAGCCCAGCAAGAGGCACGCATGGCCTCAGCAGTAGGAGGGACAGTGGGACTGCCCAGCAGACggtcagcaagcagagatgagagcagtccaagaagcctggggagatgaagactacaaaagaacaccaaagcaagtggaaaagggTCTGGAGTGCTGCACTCtgagggctgtcttcagcacgacAAGCTCTGATAGTCAGTTGGTGAGTAGTGTCATCCTTGGTGGAGGGGGAACTGCAATGCTAGGGGCAAAGACTCGTTAAGGTCCTTCtcaatgagctgaagaagggcatgAACGGCTCCTGGGGAAATCTTGGAGCACGAGCTGGGCTAGGCactggcaggtgcagagccCGCACACATGACCACGTCtgtctgtccccacagctgttagtcgaggagctggctgtctaaaagtacctttggcaggacactgcagcaccaggtttatagaaagaccagcgcaatgcagctgggtgccatgacaaatgctgagcagaggcaAGGTGTCAGAACATCCCCAAGCTGGGGATTCAGGGAGACCCTGAGGAGTCCCAGTGAGACAGTTTTCTCGTTGTCTGTGCCCTTTACACTAGTCTAAGAGATGAACGCCAACACCACTCCAGATACAGCATCTGGGCCCTGCAACATGGGCTCTCctactgcaggatttgtgttttcaagACACAGACCACTACTGTGCTGGCCAGGAGCCCCAGACGGACACGTGAGGAtcgatggcagagagcagtaaaaggctgtgccaagagagcagctgagcactgacagagcaggtcctgtctggaagcaaagtccCACAGCTGTGCGATGCGCTCAACACCTCCCTCCTCCATACCGGAGCTGACTTCTAAGAGGTTCCTCAGCATGACTCACTTGCCTCCtgtcaccctctgctctccctcagcaggGAGACCCTGactcctgtccttccctgctttgtctggtgttcctgctggtgccttgtttgtaggagctctgcacagccattGGAAGCTGGACAGATGCAGGTAAGTGCGGTGGGAGAATTATGTGCACTGAGCTGCTTCGGGTAGGAATggtttggattggggtttgggtttAGATTGCCTCCACGTTTTGCTCCTTTCACTCTCACCCCACCTGCCCAtgggattttatctccttgtgtgttttaattcttcccctttgtgctgttgctgtgcagtgcaagccaCGGTGTTGGAGCTGGAGCTACCTTCCAGGTAAGAAGCTGGCACtggctctcttcagcagtgctcttgctcttgttcatttcaactcccttaagccatgtagcatgggagctgctggagagctgccagagctcaggacacaagaagattgccttcagttgcctcgctctcctctgcttggaggcagagctaGCAGCACCAGGACATGACAACTTCACAACCCCACTTGgaagcttcttttaagcagcagcaagatcacCTCCGGGAGGTGCATCACCTCAGCACATCCAATGGCTCCTGCGaactgggctgcagccctggtgagtatGGCTTTGGCCGTGGGAGttggcagggctgagcaatgcaggctctggcactctctccccagggcccctgcaatgaggtgaggaaatgcatggcgtctctgatgtctcctcccagggccaccctgcagatctgcaagagcagatcacGCTGCCTGACCCctgctcatctttctcacaggcacttccccacccccatgctcccggtgtcacctcagcacaaggctggggggcagcttccagcatgagcccttgtgctgttatgatggagagcaggcaggttgctgagagcagtgggcaggagggaggctggtgccagatcaggtgcagacaggagcgttggcagctgggctgtaggAAGGGcggcctggggaaagcagagtgagctgctgggggatgaGGGCTTCGTGATGGCGTGCCTGGCTTCAGGTCGCGGGTGGACAAttccaactgtttgctttcctgtctcctgcccagcaccatcttTCCATGCCATCTGCGTGGCTCCTCAGGgcttctgtctcccttctatGACTCACACGTGCTTTACGCTGGGGGACGATGAAGCGTGTCCCATGTGAGCGAACGTTGACCTGTCCggttcttctcccagcctgcattGCATCACCCACCTCGCGCACGGTGAAGTCCAAGGTGCTCTTGAGGTGCATGAACAAAAGGCCATGGGCTGATAGGATGCGGCTGGAGAGACCCTGCAGAATGAGTCCAtatttcccactgccagcgacATTCCTGCGCATTCCACACCACAAGTTTCATGGGCAGGTACTTTGCAGAGCCCTAACCTTCCCACACAAGGATTTGGGCATGACTACGTTGGGAGGGGGTACATCCATTTGTgatgttgcacagctttggggaccaggcactctccccacatcgtcatgcagtgccccacagcctggctcagaggagctcatctctttgcctttagggTGGTGGAAACAGACGGCACTAGGAGACCAGGCCCAAGACGCTGTGGCTGAACTACTTGCTGGAATATTGTTCCCATTTACCATAGAAGGGAATAGGGGAGTGGCAGTATGTACCTTTAGCGTCTCAGTAGGGTACTGGattcttggtcttcagggccatcagagttcaaaagagtaagtggtatgcagaaaagagaggggggcaGATGACAGCCTCCGTTTCCAGCTTCATGCATGTACCACTGTTGGCTCGACCCAATTTACCTCTGAAAGTGGCCAGCTTACTGGTGGAAGTGCCAGCAGAATCAAAAACAACTTAgctccctagctttggtgaatgaatttaattgaagttccatttccaaaggggacctgagaagcgtaaaactctcagctcctttgCACACCACTTGtgcttgcaggatgggcagcctcacctcagtctgacaggcagcagggtaAACTCTCCAGGGGGTCTGTCTCCCAGCAAGTTTTGGAGCCTCTAGAGAGCCCTGTGGATCTCAAGGCGGACAAGGCCTAGTGCACcttgtgtcttcagctgtgggcttgtgGAGTAGCGGAACGacactttggcagctgctgcttctctgcaatgaTGGTAAATGGAGCACAAAGAGTCATCCACAGGCAGACATCTGCATCACAAGGGTTTAAGGCTGCACAGGGTGAATGCAGCACTCGCTGGGGGGTGATGTTAGCTTTCCCAGGGagatttgtgccctttttctcttctgctctcccaccaggaatgatgccaaagagaaaccttcaagtggcagcctctgagatttttccttccttcaaaccgagcccagccaagagcctcactgagcccagctccatgtTTGTGCCTGCCGCGTaactctttgctgcaagtggggaaatgcaaccaccacaagcatctacaaaatgacagcaggatgccagggCCTACGTAAGgagatcagcccagggagcagctgcactggaaaggctgtctgacactgacagaacaactcagcactgcaacagccatcaACCTCATACCAGActtctgctgtgccagctagtctacaaacacactgtctctgccccacacagctgcctcgtctgctacatgcaaccaagagccagcaagaaGATGGATCCGCAGGACACTGGCCActcacactccccaggcactgctctgtTCACTGCCTTCCCAtccctccaaaacacaggcacacagggaagctcttgtgctaacatcacaaggtggccaaggcactctaggctcacagggcatgtgcaaatgatcagcacaagatcaagcacagggctggctcacagggcaatgctgctgttttcagaggggaggattctgctttcttcaggcagagcaggctgctactttccacccccacaatctcaggaacctccacctactcagggcagggatggggtttttctttaataatacaacGCTACAGATATAAcgtagaaacatttgagagtccttaaggcctcctgagattgaggcctcctgagaccaaagtaacctcgcttcctttcctttagttacttggacaagaagtccctgtgaagggaaaaagtgtgcagaggctttgaaatgaggcccaagcaagcagacagccccagcctggcggtctgctgaaatgccacctgtctggctgcacgggctttgcagcagcactctgagctccacagctgcattcacaacctgaccctgggcacatcttcacccctcacagagacaggaacccaacaactgtgagacatcctcaatttcaagctacagaggctttgggacactcagacaaatatgtggcaccacaaccttcttggaaaaggagggaacacagtagcatttgcagagcaagctggcactaacagcatttgtgcgatgcagaagttgcagcacagcggacgtgaacctacaccccaagtcacccatggaagccaggcgcacttacagaagccttcacatccactcgtagtagcctcacctcattcaaCACCTCACgtcttgcagctgctttctcagacagatcacaatggtggcaaagatgttgacaggtacaggcacacaccctggcatcctgcctccatcctcagcagtttTAGGACTACGCCAGCAACATATGGGACTggagtaacctagaaagaaagagaaaatcagcgtgttactgtcagttctgctggccttcaacagtcgcaacagtcggtggcaaatgtctcccctctgcgctgagctgtatttctgagagcacagcctgtggggccactgaaagcttctactcctctttttggcacagctgagaccatgtctgtatatcgggtcccctctggacaccccagttctgcaaaggccCAAACACACAGCAGGgggtccagcacagggacaccaagacagtcaaggcctggagcatggggcatacaggtagaggctgagagagctgggattcttaAGCCTAGACAAGACAAAGCCAAGAGGGACAcgcatgctgtgcacagctggcttatggagggcacagacaagacagagatggatttttttggaggagcacactgagagcatgagaggccacagggacaaattggacaatggCAAATTCTTCTTACATATTAAGAACCCTTGTTTtccaggagggtggccaaactgtggcacagggatccaggcacgtccccacatctccatccaggcagataatcaaaactctactgagaaaggcccaaatagacctgctccactgggacctgccttcagcaggctgTTAGATCCCTATCTCCAGATGTCTCCCCATTGAaggctcaaggcatctgctgttctcagactccttccaaaggcaccagtggctttgcagatgctgcctccaccactgaccagggacagaaagccttgaaggagtgagaagattgctttctccaggggaaacggtAAAA is a genomic window containing:
- the LOC134154807 gene encoding E3 ubiquitin-protein ligase Topors-like, giving the protein TPAAPDATCPICLDTLDDIAYVKPCFHKFCFGCVLRWSKTKAECPLCKQVFQSILHTVLAEDDYQEYVVRPPKDSSCAWRPRQRAPRRPATRRHHRPAPHLQQQSPAPQMPSSAQDGSSLEGPPSHSRQRQRAGGLREPSQRLSLHRQASAESRSQRHVPATEEEMLNFRRALYRTGMRVQRVPHGGHPQDISAEFFSRNPDSIQRLLPWLQHELRVLFGVHQSLITITELIVLTNLRRYDLDSQAFADDLELLLLSRTRHFVHELISFAQCSCTMETYDQQAIYDCHSHSQHEGGPSASLSPAAAASTATTPGPAQSPSPAGSPGYTTLPVTSYAGPRDIATATQSHQDLQTNSDNRAAQAGGEAQRQLPAPANPQDSDSSSDSCVLVGYWKPSAERSPECTVLSSDSEHSAPAEEACIASPTSRTVKSKVLLRCMNKRPWADRMRLERPCRMSPYFPLPATFLRIPHHKFHGQQVLEPLESPVDLKADKA